The Ensifer adhaerens genome contains a region encoding:
- a CDS encoding polyamine ABC transporter substrate-binding protein produces the protein MSKWYRENAPITADQLADELMRLKRGSVTRRHFLGVTGLGLATAVLARQPGLFNSTAFAGDLGTQMSIATWPNYHDPATFEAFQAATGVAVEVNVFGSNEEMLAKLQAGGTGWDLFVPTNYTISTYVKLGLIDELDLSKLANYDASTETARFTNEGIVDGKTYAVPKNWGTTGIAVNSAKIKKPVTSWKEFFEIAMTEGDGRAMVHDYQLTTIGNALVSLGYSFNSIKPDELAKAEELLIKVKPHLYAINSDYQPSMRATDAWMTMCWTNDGAQLNRDMPEILFTLGKDGGEIWSDFYAIPKSAANKAAGYALLNYLMAPENAMKEHIANGAPTTDSRVMKLLPVDVTSNKIVYPDEAALTPLEFGAAVTLTDPGRAELMARFKSA, from the coding sequence ATGAGCAAATGGTACAGAGAAAATGCCCCTATCACCGCCGACCAGCTCGCGGACGAACTGATGCGCCTGAAGCGCGGCTCGGTCACGCGCCGCCACTTCCTCGGCGTCACCGGCCTCGGTCTTGCGACCGCCGTTCTGGCGCGCCAGCCCGGCCTCTTCAATTCCACCGCCTTTGCCGGCGACCTCGGCACGCAGATGTCGATCGCCACCTGGCCGAACTACCATGATCCGGCGACCTTCGAAGCCTTCCAGGCGGCCACCGGCGTTGCCGTCGAGGTCAACGTCTTCGGCTCCAACGAAGAGATGCTGGCGAAACTCCAGGCCGGCGGCACCGGCTGGGACCTCTTCGTTCCCACCAACTACACGATCTCGACCTATGTGAAGCTTGGCCTCATCGACGAACTCGATCTTTCCAAGCTTGCGAACTACGACGCGTCGACCGAGACGGCGCGCTTCACCAACGAAGGCATCGTCGACGGCAAGACCTATGCCGTGCCGAAGAACTGGGGCACGACCGGCATCGCGGTCAACTCGGCGAAGATCAAGAAGCCGGTGACGAGCTGGAAGGAATTCTTCGAGATCGCCATGACCGAAGGCGACGGCCGCGCCATGGTGCACGATTACCAGCTCACCACCATCGGCAACGCGCTGGTGTCGCTCGGCTATTCCTTCAACTCGATCAAGCCGGACGAACTCGCCAAGGCCGAGGAACTGCTGATCAAGGTGAAACCACACCTCTACGCCATCAACAGCGACTACCAGCCGTCGATGCGCGCGACCGATGCCTGGATGACCATGTGCTGGACCAATGACGGCGCCCAGCTCAACCGCGACATGCCGGAAATCCTGTTCACGCTCGGCAAGGACGGCGGCGAGATCTGGTCGGACTTCTACGCGATCCCGAAGAGTGCCGCCAACAAGGCCGCCGGCTACGCGCTGCTCAACTATCTGATGGCGCCGGAAAACGCCATGAAGGAGCACATCGCCAACGGCGCACCGACCACCGACAGCCGCGTCATGAAGCTGCTGCCGGTCGACGTTACCTCCAACAAGATCGTCTATCCGGACGAGGCCGCGCTGACGCCGCTCGAATTCGGCGCCGCCGTGACCCTCACCGACCCCGGCCGCGCCGAACTGATGGCGCGCTTCAAGTCGGCTTGA
- a CDS encoding ABC transporter permease, whose amino-acid sequence MTAATNTKRNLVTAALVAPAAAWLMIFLVLPFIAMLVFAFGERAPEGGYQAAFTFAQFANLPTRAAAFWNTLILAPVGALACLLIAYPVAYYLAVKANPRYRLILVSLVVVPFWTSLLVRTYAWMYILGSRGIPNLLSMIGIEDVRMLNTPGAVLLGIVYGYLPLMIMPIYVSLEKLDRRLLEASADLGGRPVSTFFGVTLPLSLPGVMTGVALVTILLLGEYLIPQLLGGGKVFFIGNALVDLFLQSRNWPFGSAIAVTLVAVVVVILMVAMRIAFRVAGTRQVDLV is encoded by the coding sequence ATGACCGCGGCAACGAACACGAAGAGAAACCTGGTGACGGCGGCGCTGGTGGCGCCGGCCGCGGCCTGGCTGATGATCTTCCTCGTGCTGCCCTTCATCGCCATGCTGGTCTTCGCTTTCGGCGAACGCGCACCGGAAGGCGGCTATCAGGCAGCCTTCACCTTTGCCCAATTCGCCAACCTGCCGACACGGGCGGCCGCCTTCTGGAACACGCTGATCCTCGCGCCGGTCGGCGCGCTCGCCTGCCTGCTGATCGCCTATCCGGTCGCCTATTATCTGGCGGTCAAGGCGAACCCGCGCTACCGGCTGATCCTCGTGTCGCTCGTCGTCGTGCCCTTCTGGACGAGCCTGCTCGTGCGCACCTATGCCTGGATGTACATTCTTGGCTCGCGCGGGATCCCCAATCTGCTCTCGATGATCGGCATCGAGGACGTGAGGATGTTGAACACGCCGGGCGCCGTGCTTCTCGGTATCGTCTACGGCTACCTGCCGCTGATGATCATGCCCATTTACGTGAGCCTTGAAAAACTCGATCGCCGCCTGCTCGAGGCCTCCGCCGACCTCGGCGGGAGGCCGGTGTCGACCTTCTTCGGCGTCACCCTGCCGCTCTCCTTGCCGGGTGTCATGACCGGCGTCGCGCTGGTGACGATCCTGCTGCTCGGCGAATACCTGATCCCGCAGCTCCTGGGCGGCGGCAAGGTTTTCTTCATCGGCAATGCGTTGGTCGATCTCTTCCTGCAATCGCGAAACTGGCCGTTCGGCTCCGCGATCGCCGTCACGCTGGTTGCCGTCGTCGTCGTGATCCTGATGGTGGCAATGCGCATTGCCTTCCGCGTCGCCGGCACAAGACAGGTGGATCTCGTCTGA
- a CDS encoding ABC transporter permease: MRAFISSVYLFLYAPIALVVLFSFNAGRNASEFTGFSTAWYGKALGNTFLVSALQNSLLIAFTSATLAAIFGTMAALGMERMAPRNRAIFDALFAAAIVVPGVVIGIATLVALVAVFSFVNPALATIWPGDQPPQLGLGYGSIIAAHGLFSMALVTMIVKARIASLGRDIVEASSDLYATPLTTFRLIVLPQILPSILAGFLLAFTFSFDDFIIAFFVAGSKTTLPIYVFASIRRGVTPEINAIATLVLVASLLLILTARILMREKKTKSGE; the protein is encoded by the coding sequence ATGCGCGCCTTCATCTCCTCCGTCTACCTCTTCCTCTACGCCCCGATCGCGCTCGTCGTCCTGTTCTCCTTCAATGCCGGGCGCAATGCGAGCGAGTTCACCGGGTTTTCGACCGCCTGGTACGGCAAGGCGCTTGGAAATACCTTCCTGGTTTCGGCGCTGCAGAACAGCCTGCTGATCGCCTTTACCAGCGCCACACTCGCCGCGATCTTTGGCACCATGGCAGCCCTCGGGATGGAGCGGATGGCTCCGCGCAACCGGGCGATCTTCGATGCGCTGTTTGCAGCCGCAATCGTCGTGCCCGGTGTGGTCATCGGCATCGCCACGCTGGTCGCCCTCGTTGCCGTCTTCTCCTTCGTCAACCCGGCGCTGGCGACGATCTGGCCCGGCGACCAGCCGCCGCAGCTCGGCCTTGGCTACGGCTCTATCATCGCCGCTCACGGCCTGTTCTCGATGGCGCTGGTGACGATGATCGTGAAGGCCCGCATCGCCAGCCTCGGCCGCGATATCGTCGAGGCATCGAGCGACCTTTACGCGACACCGCTCACCACCTTCCGGCTGATCGTGTTGCCGCAGATCCTGCCGTCGATCCTTGCCGGCTTTCTTCTGGCCTTCACCTTCTCCTTCGACGATTTCATCATCGCCTTCTTCGTCGCGGGCTCGAAGACCACGCTGCCGATCTACGTCTTCGCCTCGATCCGCCGCGGCGTGACGCCCGAGATCAACGCGATCGCGACGCTGGTGCTCGTCGCCTCGCTGCTTCTGATCCTGACCGCCCGCATCCTGATGCGGGAAAAGAAAACGAAATCCGGGGAGTGA
- a CDS encoding class I SAM-dependent methyltransferase — protein MTSSFNVQSAAGYEQLMGRWSRRLAPPFIDFAGVADGERVLDVGCGTGSLTFALPRAADVSEIVAIDFSPVFVEATIRASSDPRIKVQQADACALPFADASFDRAMALLVLHFVPESGKAVAEMRRVTRPGGVVAAVVWDHFGGMPGMRMVLDVAAMLDGNAEQVRSRYCFQPMMRPGEMMQNFAAHGLERVEQTSLMIRMDYQSFEDFWQPIAAGEGPLGKYIGALDSGQRAKIDAAVRAAYQAGQPDGPRSFAAVAWACRGIVPGA, from the coding sequence ATGACATCGAGCTTCAATGTGCAGAGTGCTGCCGGCTACGAACAGTTGATGGGCCGGTGGAGCCGGCGGCTTGCGCCGCCATTCATCGACTTTGCGGGTGTTGCCGACGGTGAGCGGGTGCTGGATGTCGGTTGCGGCACGGGCAGCCTTACCTTTGCCTTACCGCGCGCGGCCGATGTCAGCGAGATCGTTGCAATCGACTTTTCGCCTGTTTTCGTCGAAGCGACGATCCGGGCGAGTTCAGATCCGCGGATCAAAGTCCAGCAGGCCGACGCCTGCGCGCTGCCCTTTGCCGATGCATCCTTCGACCGGGCGATGGCGCTGCTGGTGCTGCATTTCGTGCCGGAATCGGGAAAGGCGGTCGCCGAGATGCGCCGAGTCACCCGGCCGGGCGGCGTCGTTGCAGCCGTTGTTTGGGATCACTTTGGCGGCATGCCGGGCATGCGCATGGTGCTCGATGTGGCGGCGATGCTGGATGGAAATGCCGAGCAGGTGCGCAGTCGCTATTGTTTCCAGCCGATGATGCGGCCCGGGGAAATGATGCAGAACTTTGCGGCGCACGGTCTTGAAAGGGTCGAGCAGACGTCACTGATGATCCGCATGGACTATCAGTCGTTCGAGGATTTCTGGCAGCCGATCGCGGCGGGCGAAGGACCGCTCGGCAAATACATCGGTGCGCTGGATTCTGGTCAGCGGGCGAAGATCGATGCGGCGGTCAGGGCCGCCTACCAGGCTGGCCAGCCCGATGGGCCGCGGTCCTTTGCGGCGGTTGCCTGGGCCTGCCGGGGGATTGTTCCTGGGGCGTAG
- a CDS encoding SDR family NAD(P)-dependent oxidoreductase, protein MILKDRVAIVTGAGSGIGQAGAAIMAREGAHVVVIDRSLSAAATAVEAIAAKGGSAEALTIDVTDDSALSDGIADILYRHGRIDILHNHAGAQVAGDLEEVEVAGFDRSWNLNVRAHFMAARLVMPSMRAAGRGVILNTSSSSGVLYDREMIAYTTTKHAVIAMTKQMAGDYARHGIRVNALCPGWVDTPFNEPFIAQMGGRGAIESYIREKVPLGRWASVEEIAESILFLVSDRSSYMTGQILVVDGGETVV, encoded by the coding sequence ATGATCCTGAAAGACCGGGTCGCGATCGTGACCGGAGCGGGCTCCGGGATCGGTCAGGCGGGTGCGGCCATCATGGCGCGCGAAGGCGCCCATGTCGTCGTCATCGACCGCAGCCTTTCGGCCGCGGCAACCGCCGTCGAGGCAATCGCCGCCAAAGGCGGCAGCGCCGAGGCGCTCACCATCGACGTGACGGATGACTCGGCCCTTTCTGACGGCATCGCCGATATCCTCTATCGCCACGGCCGCATCGACATTCTGCACAACCACGCCGGCGCCCAGGTCGCGGGGGACCTGGAAGAGGTCGAGGTCGCCGGCTTCGACCGCTCCTGGAACCTCAATGTCCGCGCCCATTTCATGGCAGCGCGGCTGGTCATGCCGTCGATGCGCGCCGCCGGCCGCGGCGTCATCCTCAACACCTCCTCATCCTCGGGCGTGCTCTACGACCGCGAGATGATCGCCTACACGACCACCAAACACGCCGTCATCGCCATGACCAAGCAGATGGCCGGCGACTACGCCCGCCACGGCATTCGCGTCAACGCGCTCTGCCCCGGCTGGGTCGACACCCCCTTCAACGAACCGTTCATCGCGCAAATGGGCGGCCGCGGCGCAATCGAATCCTATATCCGCGAAAAGGTGCCGCTCGGCCGCTGGGCCAGCGTCGAGGAGATCGCCGAGTCGATCCTCTTCCTCGTTTCCGACCGCTCCTCCTACATGACCGGCCAGATCCTGGTGGTGGACGGCGGCGAGACGGTGGTGTGA